A single genomic interval of Gossypium raimondii isolate GPD5lz chromosome 11, ASM2569854v1, whole genome shotgun sequence harbors:
- the LOC105761121 gene encoding protein SEMI-ROLLED LEAF 2 — MGFISRKIFPACGSMCVCCPALRSRSRQPVKRYKKLLSEIFPKSPDSPPNERKIVKLCEYAAKNPFRIPKIAKYLEERCYKELRYEHIKFINIVTEAYNKLLCMCKAQMAYFAVNLLNVVTELLDNSKQDAMRILGCETLTSFIYSQVDGTYTHSIEKFVHKVCKLAREDGEEHQRRCLKASSLQCLSAMVWFMAQYSYIFAALDEMVYATLDNYELDTRIDDDNEREPHHNWVDEVVRCEGRGAIVVCDSSPSNMIIRPQPEKKDPSLLTREEIETPKVWAQICIQRMVELAKESTTLRQVLDPVFVYLDSRRHWVPQQGLAMVVLSDMLYWEASGNHQLILGAVIRHLDHKNVSHDPQLKSNIVQVAAALARQTRSRGVLAETGFVSDLCRHLRKSFQATLESVGQQESNLNILLQNSIEDCLLEIAKGIDNALPLFNMMAISLEKLPSSGIVARATIGSLMVLAHMISLALISSRLQQVFPEDLLVQLMKAMLHPNVEVRMGAHHIFSALLIPSSSHPRHEVASLRSGFVYEPRRWRSTNASAFASISALLEKLRREKDGIKLEKNGCNIHEDFKGKDNMEEDSKQGLVVKSSRNIYTITSIIDRTAASNMVEAEPYIMKLTEDQIMQLLSGFWIQATLSDNLPSNIEAISHSSMLTLISLRLKNINDNLVVRFFQLPLSLKDISLDPSNGTLTPAFQRSILMLSMSMLMFAAKIYQIPDLIDLIKSIVPFDADPYLGINEDFQVFVRPQADVKCYGLVSDNQLASSLLLELRDKIDESNNILMDILVRNLSTITELEIDDLTKQLTEPFTPDDAFMFGPRSILDLDHNQMTPYSKESLSFDEDVQTSQLLEDDARSEASVLDLSHFIPKAPASPSISNVINIGQLLQSALEVAGQVAATSVSTSPLPYDTMASQCEAFGTGTRKKLSNWLAHENHQNEAANKTILTTDAADRHVMMLKKISNGNAFNGAVLQLDPCLSMRLPPASPFDNFLKAARH; from the exons ATGGGGTTCATCTCAAGGAAGATCTTCCCAGCTTGTGGAAGCATGTGTGTGTGTTGTCCTGCTTTGAGGTCAAGATCTAGACAACCTGTTAAACGTTATAAGAAATTATTGTCTGAAATTTTCCCCAAGTCCCCT GACTCCCCTCCCAATGAAAGGAAAATTGTCAAATTATGTGAATACGCTGCCAAAAATCCTTTCCGAATTCCCAAG ATTGCCAAGTATCTTGAAGAAAGATGCTACAAAGAGCTGCGCTATGagcacatcaaattcatcaatattGTTACAGAAGCTTACAACAAGTTGCTTTGCATGTGTAAGGCGCAGAT GGCATATTTTGCTGTTAACTTGCTGAATGTTGTTACTGAACTGCTCGATAACTCTAAGCAAGATGCTATGCGGATCCTTGGATGCGAAACCTTGACCTCGTTCATCTATAGTCAG GTGGATGGAACTTACACACATAGCATCGAAAAATTTGTTCATAAAGTGTGTAAGTTGGCACGTGAGGACGGGGAAGAACATCAGAGACGTTGCTTGAAAGCATCTAGCTTGCAGTGCCTTTCTGCCATG GTCTGGTTCATGGCTCAATATTCCTATATCTTTGCTGCTCTTGATGAG ATGGTATATGCCACTTTAGATAACTATGAGCTAGACACTCgtattgatgatgataatgagAGAGAACCCCATCATAATTGGGTAGATGAAGTGGTTCGGTGTGAGGGTAGAGGTGCCATTGTGGTCTGTGATTCCAGTCCTAGCAACATGATTATCCGGCCTCAACCAGAGAAAAAGGATCCCTCTCTTTTGACAAG GGAAGAGATTGAGACGCCTAAAGTTTGGGCTCAAATTTGTATTCAGAGAATGGTTGAGCTGGCAAAGGAGAGTACAACATTGCGCCAAGTACTTGATCCGGTATTTGTCTACCTTGATTCTCGACGGCACTGGGTTCCTCAGCAGGGGTTGGCAATGGTGGTTTTATCTGACATGTTGTACTGGGAGGCTTCAGGGAATCACCAACTTATTTTAGGTGCTGTTATACGTCATCTAGACCACAAAAATGTGTCCCATGACCCTCAGCTGAAATCTAATATCGTACAAGTTGCGGCTGCTTTAGCTAGGCAAACTAGATCTAGAGGGGTGCTTGCCGAAACTGGTTTCGTTAGTGATCTATGCAGGCATCTGAGAAAAAGTTTCCAAGCCACTCTTGAATCGGTAGGGCAGCAAGAGTCAAACTTAAATATCTTGCTTCAAAATTCCATCGAAGACTGCTTGTTGGAAATAGCAAAAGGG ATTGATAATGCACTACCTCTGTTCAACATGATGGCAATATCACTCGAGAAGTTGCCTTCTTCTGGCATTGTTGCTCGTGCAACAATTGGATCATTGATGGTCCTTGCTCATATGATTTCATTAGCATTAATCTCCTCTCGCTTACAACAG GTGTTTCCTGAAGATCTTCTTGTTCAACTGATGAAAGCAATGTTGCATCCCAATGTTGAGGTCCGTATGGGAGCACACCACATATTTTCAGCTCTTCTTATTCCAAGTTCTAGTCATCCTCGACATGAAGTTGCATCTCTGCGTTCCGGTTTTGTCTATGAACCAAGAAGATGGCGTTCCACCAATGCTTCTGCATTTGCATCCATATCAGCGTTGCTTGAAAAGCTCCGAAGGGAAAAGGATGGCATCAAATTGGAGAAGAATGGTTGTAATATTCATGAAGATTTTAAAGGAAAGGACAATATGGAGGAGGACTCGAAACAAGGCCTTGTCGTGAAGAGTTCCCGTAACATCTATACTATAACCTCTATTATTGACCGAACGGCTGCATCAAACATGGTTGAGGCa GAACCATACATCATGAAGCTGACGGAGGATCAGATAATGCAGTTACTGTCAGGTTTCTGGATACAGGCCACTCTTTCTGATAATTTGCCTTCAAACATAGAAGCCATATCACACTCTTCCATGTTGACGTTAATTTCTTTACGATTGAAG AACATTAATGACAATCTCGTTGTCCGCTTCTTCCAACTTCCCTTGTCTCTAAAGGATATCTCCTTGGACCCTAGCAATG GGACGTTAACTCCAGCGTTCCAGCGATCAATCCTTATGCTGTCAATGAGCATGCTGATGTTTGCAGCTAAGATATATCAAATACCTGATCTGATCGATCTCATCAAGTCCATAGTTCCATTTGAT GCTGATCCTTATCTAGGCATCAATGAAGACTTTCAAGTGTTTGTAAGGCCTCAAGCGGATGTCAAATGTTATGGATTGGTTTCTGATAACCAACTGGCCTCTTCTTTGCTATTGGAGTTGCGGGATAAAATAGATGaatccaacaacatcttgaTGGATATCTTGGTTCGAAATTTATCGACCATTACTGAG CTCGAGATAGATGATCTTACGAAGCAGTTGACAGAGCCATTCACACCTGATGATGCATTCATGTTTGGCCCACGATCTATTCTTGACTTGGACCACAATCAAATGACTCCCTACTCAAAAGAGTCTCTTTCTTTTGATGAG GATGTTCAAACAAGTCAATTACTTGAAGATGATGCAAGAAGTGAAGCATCTGTCCTCGACCTGTCCCACTTCATTCCTAAAGCGCCCGCATCCCCTTCTATCTCCAATGTTATTAACATTGGACAACTCTTGCAATCG GCACTCGAGGTGGCTGGTCAAGTTGCAGCAACATCCGTCTCTACATCACCTCTCCCGTATGATACCATGGCTAGCCAATGTGAAGCATTCGGCACAGGTACAAGGAAGAAGCTCTCCAACTGGTTGGCCcatgaaaatcatcaaaatgaaGCTGCCAATAAAACTATACTGACAACCGATGCTGCTGATAGACACGTGATGATGCTGAAGAAG ATTTCAAACGGGAATGCTTTTAACGGTGCTGTCTTGCAGCTCGACCCATGCTTATCAATGAGGTTGCCTCCTGCTAGCCCATTCGACAATTTCCTTAAAGCAGCCAGACATTAA
- the LOC105761119 gene encoding nicotianamine synthase translates to MVCEKDPLVQKITDLYDQISTLDSLKPSKDVNMLFTQLVLTCMPPTHIDVTKLCKKVQQMRSKLIRLCGEAEGLLETHFSTILASYDNPLHHLNIFPYYTNYLKLSQLEFNILTKHCSNVPNKVAFVGSGPLPLTSIVLASFHLKTTSFHNYDIDPSAKSKALRLVSSDPDLSRRMFFHTTDIMDVTNGLKEYDVVFLAALVGMDKDEKVRVVEHLAKYMNPGAVLMLRSAHGARGFLYPVVDPCDLRGFQVLSIFHPTDEVINSVIIARKFPMPKHCSAEHPVGPMKLPNKCFDIDMLNPLLNHVNLMEELDIEDQLS, encoded by the coding sequence ATGGTTTGCGAGAAAGATCCCTTGGTACAAAAAATCACCGACTTATATGACCAAATCTCAACCCTCGACAGTCTCAAACCCTCCAAAGATGTCAACATGCTCTTCACCCAACTCGTCCTCACATGCATGCCACCCACCCATATCGATGTCACCAAGCTTTGCAAAAAGGTTCAACAGATGAGGTCCAAATTGATTCGACTATGTGGTGAAGCCGAGGGACTATTAGAAACCCATTTCTCCACCATCTTAGCATCCTATGATAACCCACTTCACCATCTCAATATTTTCCCTTACTACACAAACTACCTTAAACTCAGCCAACTCGAATTCAATATCCTCACCAAACACTGCTCAAATGTGCCTAACAAAGTTGCCTTCGTCGGCTCTGGTCCCCTTCCGCTCACTTCGATCGTGTTAGCTTCTTTCCACCTTAAAACCACCTCGTTCCACAACTACGATATCGACCCTTCGGCTAAGTCGAAAGCTCTTCGATTAGTCTCGTCGGATCCCGATTTGTCTCGACGGATGTTCTTTCATACCACAGACATAATGGATGTCACGAATGGTTTGAAAGAGTACGATGTCGTTTTCTTAGCAGCTCTTGTTGGGATGGACAAAGACGAAAAAGTCCGAGTCGTTGAACATTTGGCTAAGTACATGAACCCTGGGGCTGTTTTGATGTTGAGAAGTGCTCATGGAGCTAGGGGTTTCCTTTATCCCGTTGTTGATCCTTGTGACTTACGAGGATTCCAAGTCCTCTCTATATTCCATCCTACTGATGAAGTCATTAACTCCGTGATCATTGCACGTAAATTCCCAATGCCTAAACACTGCTCTGCTGAGCATCCTGTTGGGCCCATGAAACTTCCCAACAAGTGTTTCGACATTGACATGCTTAATCCCCTCTTAAACCATGTGAACCTGATGGAAGAACTTGATATTGAGGACCAACTCTCGTGA
- the LOC105761120 gene encoding homeobox protein knotted-1-like 1 — MEDIYRLDDTVIACSNDVVRVNDFAAAVTTDFLSTPVDDHHLLQFDHQETDTGVTGPSAMSDLIKTQIAAHPLYPNLVSAYIECQKVGAPPELASLLEEIGRESHTISGCSEIGADPELDEFMESYCEVLHRYKEELSKPFDEATTFLTNIESQLSDLCKGALTMDYRSDEGAESSDEELSGWELVEACESQEWHGGRRSQDIKGMLMRKYSGYLSSLRKEFLKKRKNGKLPKDARLTLLDWWNNHYRWPYPTEEEKLKLSEMTGLDQKQINNWFINQRKRHWKPSEDMKFALMEDVAGSIRGGPPYFDTGAGTGSADDI; from the exons ATGGAGGACATATACAGGCTTGATGATACAGTAATCGCGTGTTCAAACGATGTTGTAAGGGTTAATGACTTTGCTGCAGCCGTTACCACTGACTTTCTCAGTACACCAGTTGATGATCATCATTTACTTCAATTTGATCATCAAGAAACTGATACAGGTGTTACTGGACCATCAGCTATGTCTGATCTGATCAAGACCCAGATCGCCGCTCACCCTCTTTATCCAAACCTAGTATCTGCTTACATAGAATGCCAAAAG gTTGGAGCACCGCCTGAACTGGCCTCACTGCTTGAAGAAATTGGCCGAGAGAGCCATACTATAAGTGGTTGCAGTGAGATAGGAGCTGATCCAGAACTTGATGAGTTCATG GAATCATATTGTGAGGTTCTTCATAGATACAAAGAGGAACTGTCCAAGCCGTTCGATGAAGCGACGACGTTCTTGACCAACATTGAATCACAGTTAAGTGATCTCTGCAAAGGAGCACTGACCATGGATTATCGCTCTG ATGAAGGTGCTGAGTCTTCGGACGAAGAGTTAAGTGGCTGGGAGCTGGTGGAAGCTTGTGAAAGTCAAGAATGGCACGGCGGGCGTCGAAGCCAGGACATCAAAGGAATGCTGATGCGCAAATATAGTGGCTACCTCAGCAGTTTAAGAAAAGAATtcttgaagaaaagaaagaatggtAAGCTACCAAAAGATGCGAGGCTCACACTGCTAGATTGGTGGAACAACCATTATAGGTGGCCATATCCTACG GAGGAAGAGAAGCTGAAATTATCAGAGATGACAGGACTAGACCAGAAGCAAATCAACAACTGGTTCATCAACCAGAGGAAGCGCCACTGGAAACCGTCGGAAGATATGAAATTCGCTCTAATGGAGGACGTTGCCGGAAGTATCAGAGGAGGACCTCCGTACTTTGATACCGGAGCTGGAACCGGAAGTGCAGATGATATTTGA